The genomic window TGAGGAAGTTGAGAAATTGAGGCGATACGCGAGGAGTATTGGATTGTTGTTTCAAGTAGTGGATGATATTCTTGATGTTACCAAATCTTCACAAGAATTGGGGAAAACTGCAGGGAAAGATTTGGTTGCGGATAAAGTTACTTATCCTAAGTTAATGGGAATTGAGAAGTCTAGGGAGTTTGCTGAGAAGTTGCTTAACGAAGCTAGGGAGTTGCTTGCTGGATTTGATCAAGAGAAGGCGGCTCCGTTGATTGCTTTGGCTAATTACATTGCTTACAGGCAAAACTAATTTATGCTGTATTTCAATTGTTTCTCGGTTGCCTTGTTTTCGTATAAAGCTAGATCTCTCTCTACAATTTTCAAAGAAAGCTTATTGCATCAATGTTGTCACAGAGAGGTTGTAACAACATTGCGACTCAGATTAATAGCAATAGGGACAGCTTAGTTTTCTCTCCGTGCTCAAGTTTTCATTGCTCATAAAACAAGCATGTTGTATCATTTGTGTACTAGTAATACTGGAATTTCCCCTTGTAATCGGGGTTATTGCTTTGTCATTCTTTTTGCttgcttttcatgtttttcatttacaaGAGTAGCGGTCCATTCAGTGAATGCATTAGGCATTAACTGCAATAAGAATGTCTCGTGACAGTGTGTCAAGCTATTCAGTGTGTTTAAAGAACtgcaaagcaaagaaaacaaagattATATTTCAGAACGTAATTCTCTCCTGGTTCTTGTAACGTGTCTAGATGAAGAATGCATTCATAGATTTTGAGGCATTCTGCATTGATGAAAGCTTGAAGTTTGCTGTTCTGATATATTCTTAAGtggttttccttttctgttgTATTTCCCCTGCTGGTGTGCCTTTTCATATCCTGTAGCACCATAGCATGCAAATATGCTTGCCTCTTGTTATCTGCCAAAAGTTTCTAGCTTCTTTAACTTCAGCTAATTGTAGGCTGTTAGTATGAACATGCCTCTTCTGGAGACTTGTAGGCTGCTAATTGGAGAAGCATAGATGAGGTTCTAGTCCAGGTTAGTTTTATTGttctttctaaaatttttgttgCTGGAGTAAATCAAGTTTTGCTACATATAAAGAACGGAATCAACTCTGATTCATATTTTTGTGTAGGCTCTCAGAGATCTAATAAAGAGATAATTTTTGCTTTAGATTGGAATTCCCTGGTTGTTCAAAATCTTTGCTGGAAGTAGGGAAGAACTTTGGAAAATATAGTTAGTGGTATTGATATTAGTGACTCAAAGTGTCAGTTCTTAGCACAAATTAGGCAACTGAGAGCGAGCACTTGGTGGCGAACATGGCTCTGCTGGTTCGAATAGCAGATCACACAGAGTTCTGAAagtcaaaaatgtttttgagtaGTTGAATCTGCAATGACTGCTAGAGGTTATTATTCAATTCTCCAACCACATTATGGAAAAGGACTGCTAATTTTGGTTTGTAGCTTACAACTATTCCAAGAAGAATCCGAGATTATAATGAATCAAGACATGTTCTCATGATCTTGTAGGACCAGCCAGAGACATAAGATTTCCATGGTTCCATGTGAAACTGTCttggaaaataaattcatttactaTTGGGCCGTACCTGGTCTTGGCTCATTTTCTAGGAGCAGCATGTGCTTCAAGTAGAAAGGTCACGTATGTGGCAAAAAAATACTAacgccgttgccggggatcgAACCCGGGTCACCCGCGTGACAGGCGGGAATACTCACCACTATACTACAACGACTTTGCTGGTACTCTTGTTTccataaactatatatatcatataattCGTTGCCAACAAGTACTCAACCAGCATGGAAATTAAATATAATCCACATAATCCTTCCTTTTTGAGagaggtaataaaaaaaatacataattaagtAGGGTCTGATGAACCctcattatttgattaaaaagaaattaagttaaccatctaggtggtggcctagtggcaagagcttgggaccaagaggtttgctccctctgtagtctcaggttcgagccctgtggttgctcatatgatggccactgggggcttacatggtcgttaacttcagggcccgtgggattagtcgaggtgcgcgaaaactgacccggacacccacgttaaactgaaaaaaaaaagaaattaagttatatagaagaaaattattttaaaattttaatttttttataaataattgacaatttgattattatatgttatctttataattctttttgaatttcattaaaACGTTTTTTCTATGTGATTAAAACTATCACACTAGGCGACTTTTAATTGTGCCCACGAAATTGAAAGTTGAGGTTTGAAAATCCAGATCATTATTCATAAGGCTATTATAGTCATTTACAATCTTAATTGCTGGTATTAAATGAGCTCCGAATCATCTTACTTGAAGCTCCCCTCCTCCCAAAGTAATGGATGCAAACAATGCTATACTAAACTCCTCCGTAGGTCAACCCTATTATCTAATGCTCCTTTCCTTTAATGTAGTGGAAAGGAACAGATGGATTGTGACGAGCATTGGAAACTGGAATCCATTGGTGGAAATTAAGCATGGGTTAGTTGGAGGAATCTCAAATCGTGAGCAGTATTGTTAATAACATGAGTCCTGCTAACCTTTTGATTATGGATTAATGGATCATGGTGCTGGAGAAATGCTATTGGTGATGAGTTCGTGAGTGGAGAAAATGAGATCAAGTCTAGTCACTAAtgtctttgatttttaaagtcaCAATCGAGGATAAGAAGGTGTTCAACAAGCTATTGTAAATAGTGttttcttgaatataatttGCTGGATAATGATGAGGATTGTTGAAACCCACCAAGATAAGGTTTTTCAAGGTTGAAAGATGGTCAGAAAGGAGTAGAGTGTGTAAAATTTCACGATATTTAaggaataattaataatatcttaattattCGAAGGGGCGATGGACCTCCGAGCTGGAAGAAACGTAAGAATTTaggtgaaaaagaaaagaaagcatgaAGAAAGAATGAGGCGAAAGTATGAAAGCAAACGAAAATGAATGAACAAAAGTGAGAATCAAAGTTGTATACCTTAAAGCTTGGTCGTTTCTGATTCCCCAGACATGTGGATTGCGTAACTGATTGAGGTTTTATTGGTTCGCATAGTTTACAGGAACAACAGTGACTGGAGTTATGGTATTGGAAGGCTCAATGAAgcctaaaaattcaaaatcaagctTCTGTCAAAGGTTAAAAGATGACATGATGATTGATAGTAGTGATGGTGATGACTAAGTAGCAATTTACAAAGCAGTGCAAATAATTGATAGGAAgatgattatattttataagaagaaaatacaaataaaaaatgattcggaatactacaataaaaaaacattgtatgaaattattatataatatattaaaagaaactagtgtttcactgtttatttttttattcactaagATATAGATTATTGTGGATAGAAGTAACGTAATAATGTAATTGTTCTTATCAAAGAAGCCGGCTAAGCATGTAGTTGGGAtgagattgtttttttcataggatacatttgacattgaaaaaataattgaggatAGAATGGTCCATTCGAGTTTTTTTGGGTGTAATATAGATATTGATTTGCCCTTTAGAAcacaaaattttaatctttatgttGGGGGcttcttttgtcttttcaagaaaaataaacatgattgtTAGATCCTAGGTACCGGACCCTAAACGTTCGGGTCTGACAAAGCAACCACACTCCAAGCGCTAGGGTCATACATGGCTGCTAGACCCCAACACCTTGGGTTTGGAATGTCATGGGTTTGGCAGGGACGCTAGACCCATGTTAATTGGGTTAGGCAGGGGATGTCATACCCAAGTAATTTGGGTATGACACCAATAGAATCAAGTTACTTGGGTTTGGCAGGGGATGTCAAACCTAATAAATgtaaatcttattattattgttattaatagtattattatccttcttattcttattattattattattaaatttgaaaaaaaatattattaccattgaagaaaaattataaatttgatttgaagggtaaaattaaaaactataataacttGGGTCagacatgtttaatattataaatatatattattttcattattattaatataattattaataaatttgaaaaaaaattattaccatttaaaaaaaccatatatttgatttcaaaggtaaaattattattattattataaccagACCCAGGTCCGCGTGGGTTTGATATGATATTCACAAATCTAATTTTCAACTGTCATTACCATAACGATTTATATTGTTTGTAAATCGCCCTGCATAAACACGCAGGCCATCTGTATTAGAAGATGTTGTTTTTTCACTATTAttcattgatattttatataaaatatccaCAATGTAGTGTGGACAATCTAAGTACTAAGTAGTATTACTCTAAGACAAGTAATGAATATTCATGatatataaaaaggaaattTACATTGAccaatattgaaaataataataaaatagaagagagacaatcataatcaattttagcagttttgttttattattactaaaaaactcatgactatgtccatcttatatatatatatatatatatatatatatatatatatatatatatattaatgtatttgtaagtaaaaattattttttaaaagtaattattattacaattctaaatattatcaaaattaagaataaagatcaaatatgtatatgatgaaaataaaactcatgACTATGTCCatcttatataaatatatataacaataataaaaaagggtaTTATTCCtttgacattttaaaataagagCCTAAGATCCATTGACCCAAGCTGTATTTTCGTAGCGTGTTCTTATTTGTTCACactaaaataatcaataatcaTTATGCTGTTAATAGCTTAACAATCTTGACACAGTGAACCTCTCCCGGacaaaaattgtgttttaaaatattttttatttaaaaataaattaaaataatatttttttatttatttttaaataaactttggTGAATGCTGCCAAAAACTTAGTTAGAACCTGTTAATGACGTTGTTAACGACACCAATTAAACACTCAAAGGGTATTATGTAAGAAAAAACCACTTCCATACGCGAAGTTGAATCTAAAACCTGCGGTTCCGTCCTCTGTGAGGACATTGTTGTGTCTTTCAGTACATTTCCTTACATTTTCTCTGACTTCCTGTCTTTCAAGTTACCTCTTCATAAGACCGCCTCAAATCCTCCTCTCTTCTTATCACGTCGCTTATAAAAACCTCTTTCTGAAAAATCTACTGTCCAGCATACACAAAAACACAAGATCTTAGCGTTTTGTAGCGAGAGGAAGTAATTACTCGtaccttttcattttcaggTGAATTTTTCAGGCAGTTGAAGCTCAAAAGATACAAGGACTATAATGTAAGCTGACTAGCATCCCCAAAGCCTACTTTATgaatttctctctgtttttttttttttttcaggtcctTGAATTCATTTGCTCTTAATCTGTAGTCAAGTGAAAGATTGATTCTGGGTTCTAGATATCAGATCAAAAGTTTGTTAATTTGGGTGTTTTCTTATTCCATAAGCGTGTCTTGTTTCAGTTTTGGATGATTTTGTCAGTTAACTGGATTTCTTGAGTTCTGTGACTCAACTTGATTGCTTAGTATTgcttaaattgatatttttattgttagaaagcatttgaagtgaaaaaaaatctcatctttttcttactttgagttttcttttacttttgtcAGTTGTCATTTGGATATGACGAGAGGTAATCAATCTTGCAAGACTAGAGGTGGTGATATCCCACCACCACCTGTTCAAAGCATAACCCATTCCCAATTCGCGGAAGATTTTAGCTCCTATGAGGATGCTTGTAAGCTAGATCCATGCTTGCAATCCTTTGATGCCACCCTCATGGAGAAGACTAACCATGTCATAAACTCACTTAGCACTGGTGATATAGCCACGGGATCCTCAGGCTCATTCAAAGCGGTCACTAATTGCCTTCTTGAAATGAACCAAGATGTGGTTAAATTCATACTAGAAAGCAAAGAAGATATCTGGAATAATCCAGAATTGTTTGTTTTGGTTGAGGAATACTTCGGGAGTAGCATCAAAACTATGGATTTCTGCACTGAACTAGAAAGTTGTGTTACAAGTGCTCGAACTAGCCAGTTGAATATAATGGCTGCCATTGCGCATTTTGAGAAGGAAGTGGAATTGCAAGATGGGGTGATTGAGAAGAAGTACGTCAAGACATTAGAAGAATTACAGAATTTTATGGTTGCAGGGGATCCATTTACCCCCAAATTCTTTATGCTGTTTCAATCGGTTTATGAACAGCAGGTCTCCATGTTGAAGAAATTGCAATCTCATAAGAGGAAGCTTGATAAGAAATTGAAATCGGTGAAGATCTGGAGGAGAGTGTCGAATGTTTTATTTGTGTCCGTTTTTGTCACCGTGATGATTTTTGCGGTTGCAGCAGCTGCCATTGCTGCACCACCTGTTGTAACTGCTTTGGCCAGTGCTCTGGCTGACCCAATGCGCTCGGTGGGAACGTGGTGTAACTTGCTTTGGCATCGGTATGAGAACGCGTTGAAGGAGCAGAAGGTGTTGGTGAACGCAATTCAGGTTGGAACTTTCATTACAATCAAGGACATGGAGAGTATACGGGTGCTTGTCAACAAATTGGAAATGGAAATCAAGTCCCTCTTGCACCATGCTGACTTTGCTATCAGAGAAGTAGATGTTGTGAAACTTGTGATAGATGAGATCAAGAAGAAGATGGCAGTGTTCACGGAAACTTTTGAGGATTTAGCTGCCCAAGCTCATAGGTGTAACCATGACATAATCCTGGGAAGGACTATGATTTCAAAGAGGATAATCGAATTTGCAGGCAAGTGAAGAATTCCTTTGGTATTATTATGCCAATGACTTCCCAACTTGCTTATCATACATGGATTCCCATCATCAGAAAAAGTGACACTTGACATCTTGGGTTCATTGATTTGGATTCAGCCTAGAAAACCGTAATTTTGTGCGGAAAAAGattgacaaacaaaaaatcatacaaaCTGGTATGATAAGTGGTGATCAGTGGGTCTCAAAAACATGAAATGATTGATCGATCAAGGAAAAAACAACGGGCACATCGGTTTGTATAAAATATTCGAGTAGTTTGCTTTTTTCTGTAGGATTTGTCTACATATTTTCTCAATAGGTTCCATTAGGTTTGTGTGCAAGATTATTGCGGAAGTCAGCAGCACTAGATATTCTGATGTTGTTCAATTGCTGTATCATATATATGACTGTAACAACTTTAATTTAGTTGATCACATTCATCAGCTATCAAAAGATGTTCGAAAAAGCCTAGCAGCCTTGTTAATAGCCTGCTTTAATTAAATTCTGCATAACTTGTGGCCTCAGTGGAGGAAAACAAAGACAACATAGTGTATCAGATATAAAAGAATTTCCCTTGTCTTTTCTTATGGGGAAACATTTTCAAAGAATTATTATGGTCGAAGACAGAAAACTAAGGCTAGGATAAGAATTGCCgctgaactctttttttttttttttggattcaaagaAACCACACCTCCCGGAAAACGCACTTTGTGGGCCCAAGAGAGAGAGTAAAATCCTGGCTGTCCCAGGCttttacaagaggtgcacgtcctgactcgaactcgagacttgctgtgcagatctcaaatATTTTGCCATCAAGCTACGTCCCTTGAGGACGAGAACTCGCTTCTTgcttaaagaaagaagaaagcagGAAAAGGATGAACAAGTGATTGTGCCGTGTTCTTTCCTTCGAACGTTTGCTAaaagcaaaaacataaaaataaaagagataatgAGATTCATAACCACTAAAACTGATAACAATATCTTTATCCAAGATTTTTCTCTAACT from Populus trichocarpa isolate Nisqually-1 chromosome 5, P.trichocarpa_v4.1, whole genome shotgun sequence includes these protein-coding regions:
- the LOC18099319 gene encoding UPF0496 protein At2g18630 isoform X3, yielding MTRGNQSCKTRGGDIPPPPVQSITHSQFAEDFSSYEDACKLDPCLQSFDATLMEKTNHVINSLSTGDIATGSSGSFKAVTNCLLEMNQDVVKFILESKEDIWNNPELFVLVEEYFGSSIKTMDFCTELESCVTSARTSQLNIMAAIAHFEKEVELQDGVIEKKYVKTLEELQNFMVAGDPFTPKFFMLFQSVYEQQVSMLKKLQSHKRKLDKKLKSVKIWRRVSNVLFVSVFVTVMIFAVAAAAIAAPPVVTALASALADPMRSVGTWCNLLWHRYENALKEQKVLVNAIQVGTFITIKDMESIRVLVNKLEMEIKSLLHHADFAIREVDVVKLVIDEIKKKMAVFTETFEDLAAQAHRCNHDIILGRTMISKRIIEFAGK